In one Pseudomonas tensinigenes genomic region, the following are encoded:
- the epsC gene encoding serine O-acetyltransferase EpsC, with the protein MSERSSHWQLQTIVSQLRSARDQWRAQNGRASGEQGGRELPSRAAMAEILEALCGALFPMRLGPVDLREESEDFYVGHTLDVALNALLAQTRLELRYVARHSASADTEVEARAIQIIQDFALALPGLRTLLDTDVLAAYHGDPAARSVDEVLLCYPGILAVIHHRLAHHLYRAGLPLLARISAEIAHSATGIDIHPGAQIGRSFFIDHGTGVVIGETAIIGERVRIYQAVTLGAKRFPADEDGQLQKGHPRHPIVEDDVVIYAGATILGRITIGKGSTIGGNVWLTRSVPAGCNLTQANLQHDDGTQK; encoded by the coding sequence GTGAGCGAGCGTTCCAGCCATTGGCAATTGCAGACCATCGTCAGCCAACTGCGCAGCGCGCGGGATCAGTGGCGGGCACAGAACGGCCGGGCGTCCGGCGAGCAGGGTGGTCGCGAGTTGCCGTCGCGGGCGGCGATGGCAGAGATTCTTGAAGCGTTGTGTGGTGCGTTGTTCCCGATGCGTTTGGGGCCGGTGGATCTGCGTGAAGAGAGTGAGGATTTTTACGTTGGTCATACCCTTGATGTCGCACTGAATGCCTTATTGGCGCAGACCCGCCTGGAGCTGCGCTACGTTGCCCGCCACAGCGCTTCGGCTGACACCGAAGTCGAGGCCCGTGCGATTCAGATTATTCAGGACTTTGCCCTGGCCTTGCCGGGCCTGCGCACGCTGCTCGACACCGATGTGCTGGCCGCTTATCACGGTGACCCGGCGGCCCGCAGTGTTGATGAAGTGCTGTTGTGCTATCCGGGGATTCTGGCGGTGATTCACCATCGCCTGGCGCACCATTTGTATCGCGCCGGGTTGCCGTTGCTGGCGCGGATCAGTGCGGAGATCGCCCATTCGGCGACTGGTATCGATATCCATCCGGGGGCGCAGATTGGCCGGAGCTTCTTTATCGATCACGGTACGGGTGTGGTGATCGGCGAGACGGCGATCATTGGTGAGCGCGTGCGGATTTATCAGGCCGTTACCTTGGGCGCCAAGCGCTTCCCGGCGGATGAGGACGGGCAGTTGCAGAAAGGTCATCCGCGTCATCCGATCGTTGAAGATGACGTGGTGATTTATGCCGGGGCGACGATTCTCGGGCGGATCACCATTGGCAAGGGGTCGACCATTGGCGGCAACGTGTGGCTGACGCGCAGTGTGCCGGCGGGGTGCAATCTGACCCAGGCGAATTTGCAACATGATGACGGGACGCAGAAGTAG
- the betT gene encoding choline transporter BetT: MNPPVFYFAATVILLFGLVVIAMPEQAGAWLLEAQNWAANTVGWYYMLAMTLYLVFVVVTALSGYGKIKLGADHDEPEFSYLSWAGMLFAAGISITLFFFCVSEPLTHMLQPPQGEAGTADAARQAMQILFLHWGLHGWGVFAFVGMALAYFAYRHNLPLALRSALYPLIGKRINGPIGYAVDGFGIIATVFGLGADMGFGVLHLNSGLDYLFGIAHTQWIQVGLITLMMGAAIIVAVSGVDKGVRVMSDINMLLACALLLFVLFAGPTQHLLNTLIQNIGDYLGALPMKSFDLYAYDKPSDWLGGWTVFYWAWWIAWSPFVGLFIARISRGRTIREFVFGVLLIPLGFTLAWMSIFGNSAIDQVLNHGMSALGMSALDNPSMSIYLLLETYPWSKTVIAVTVFISFVFFVTSADSGTVVLSTLSAKGGSPDEDGPKWLRVFWGAMTALITSALLFSGSIDALKSAVVLTSLPFSLILLLMMWGLHKAFYLESQKQIAQLHSLAPVSGSRRGTGGWRQRLSQAVHFPSRDEVYRFMDTTVRPAIEEVTAVFVEKGLNVVTQPDPANDSVSLEIGHDDAHPFIYQVQMRGYFTPSFARGGMGSKQLNNRRYYRAEVHLSEGSQDYDLVGYTKEQIINDILDQYERHMQFLHLVR, encoded by the coding sequence ATGAATCCGCCGGTGTTCTACTTCGCCGCGACGGTCATTCTGCTGTTTGGTCTCGTTGTTATCGCCATGCCTGAGCAGGCCGGTGCCTGGCTGCTGGAAGCGCAAAACTGGGCGGCCAATACGGTCGGCTGGTATTACATGCTCGCGATGACCCTGTATCTGGTCTTCGTGGTGGTCACCGCCTTATCCGGCTACGGCAAGATAAAACTCGGTGCCGACCACGACGAGCCCGAATTCAGTTATCTGTCCTGGGCCGGCATGCTGTTCGCCGCCGGGATCAGCATCACGCTGTTCTTCTTCTGCGTCTCTGAACCGCTGACCCACATGCTCCAGCCGCCGCAAGGGGAGGCCGGTACGGCGGATGCGGCGCGTCAGGCCATGCAGATTCTGTTTCTGCACTGGGGCCTGCATGGCTGGGGCGTGTTCGCCTTCGTCGGCATGGCGCTGGCGTATTTTGCCTACCGTCACAATCTGCCACTGGCCCTGCGTTCGGCGCTGTATCCGCTGATCGGCAAACGCATCAACGGCCCGATCGGTTACGCGGTGGATGGCTTCGGGATCATCGCCACGGTGTTCGGTCTGGGTGCCGACATGGGCTTTGGGGTGCTGCACCTCAACTCCGGTCTCGACTACCTGTTCGGCATCGCGCACACCCAGTGGATTCAGGTCGGCCTGATCACGCTGATGATGGGCGCGGCGATCATCGTTGCGGTTTCCGGCGTCGATAAAGGCGTGCGGGTAATGTCCGACATCAACATGCTGCTGGCCTGTGCGCTGCTGCTGTTCGTGTTGTTCGCCGGGCCCACCCAGCACCTGCTCAACACCCTGATCCAGAACATCGGCGACTACCTCGGCGCCTTGCCGATGAAGAGTTTCGACCTCTACGCCTACGACAAACCGAGCGACTGGCTCGGCGGCTGGACGGTGTTTTACTGGGCCTGGTGGATCGCATGGTCGCCGTTCGTGGGCCTGTTCATCGCACGGATTTCCCGTGGCCGCACCATCCGTGAATTCGTCTTCGGCGTGCTGCTGATTCCGCTCGGTTTCACCCTCGCGTGGATGTCGATCTTCGGCAACAGCGCAATCGATCAAGTGCTCAACCACGGCATGAGCGCGCTGGGCATGTCGGCCCTCGACAACCCGTCGATGAGCATTTACCTGCTGCTGGAAACCTACCCATGGAGCAAAACCGTCATCGCTGTGACGGTGTTTATCAGCTTCGTGTTCTTCGTCACGTCTGCCGACTCCGGCACCGTGGTGCTCTCGACGTTGTCGGCCAAGGGCGGTAGCCCGGACGAAGACGGGCCGAAGTGGCTGCGGGTGTTCTGGGGCGCGATGACCGCGCTGATCACCAGTGCGCTGCTGTTCTCCGGCAGCATCGATGCGCTGAAGTCAGCGGTGGTGCTGACCTCGTTGCCGTTCTCGCTGATCTTGCTGCTGATGATGTGGGGCCTGCACAAGGCTTTCTATCTGGAGTCGCAGAAGCAGATCGCGCAGTTGCATTCGCTGGCCCCGGTCTCCGGTTCGCGGCGCGGCACGGGCGGCTGGCGACAGCGCTTGAGTCAGGCTGTGCACTTCCCGTCGCGTGACGAGGTGTACCGCTTCATGGACACCACGGTGCGCCCGGCGATTGAAGAAGTGACGGCGGTGTTCGTCGAGAAAGGCCTGAACGTGGTCACCCAGCCGGATCCGGCGAATGACAGCGTCAGCCTCGAAATCGGCCATGATGACGCACATCCGTTCATCTATCAGGTGCAGATGCGCGGCTACTTCACGCCGTCGTTCGCGCGTGGCGGCATGGGTTCCAAGCAGCTCAACAATCGTCGCTACTACCGCGCCGAAGTGCACTTGAGCGAGGGCAGTCAGGACTACGATCTGGTCGGCTACACCAAAGAGCAGATCATCAACGACATCCTCGACCAGTACGAACGGCACATGCAGTTTTTGCATTTGGTACGTTGA
- a CDS encoding type II toxin-antitoxin system HicA family toxin — MRSREMIRMIEDDGWYLVAVKGSHHQYKHPHKPGRVTIKHPDSDLPKGTINSILKQAGLK, encoded by the coding sequence ATGCGCAGTCGGGAAATGATCAGGATGATCGAAGACGATGGTTGGTATCTCGTGGCGGTGAAAGGCAGCCACCACCAATACAAGCATCCGCACAAGCCAGGAAGGGTGACGATCAAGCACCCTGATTCGGATCTGCCCAAGGGCACGATCAACAGCATTTTGAAACAGGCGGGCTTGAAATGA
- a CDS encoding type II toxin-antitoxin system HicB family antitoxin — protein sequence MKFPVVLHKDADSDYGVIIPDVPGCFSAGTTVAEAFENTQEALALHYEGLVADSAPLPQVRDIDVHLDNPDYAGGIWGVVDFDITPYFGKSVRFNATLPEQLLERIDQTVRRDQRYRSRSGFLAAAALRELSV from the coding sequence ATGAAATTCCCGGTCGTTCTGCACAAGGATGCCGACTCAGACTACGGAGTGATCATCCCGGATGTCCCGGGTTGTTTCTCCGCAGGCACCACGGTCGCTGAGGCGTTTGAAAATACTCAGGAGGCATTGGCGCTTCACTATGAGGGGTTGGTCGCCGACAGCGCGCCGTTACCGCAAGTGCGGGACATTGATGTTCATCTCGATAACCCGGATTACGCGGGAGGGATCTGGGGCGTGGTCGATTTTGATATCACCCCGTATTTCGGCAAGTCAGTGCGTTTTAACGCCACGCTGCCGGAGCAGTTGCTTGAGCGTATTGACCAGACAGTCCGCCGTGACCAGCGCTATCGATCCCGTTCCGGATTTCTCGCGGCGGCCGCCTTGCGCGAACTGTCGGTATAG
- a CDS encoding LacI family DNA-binding transcriptional regulator, which translates to MSEEKPRKRRGAGRVTLNAVARQAGVSAITVSRYFNQPEQVSPERRERIAAVVAELGYVPNLVAGGLASARGKIVGMVIPNISGPIFANTIQGFSDTLSRHGYQLLLASSYFSTEQEENAVRAFLGWSPAALVLTSHFHSAGTEKMIAEADIPVIETWDYQPDREPMQIGFSHFEVGVTAAKHLLGKGYRRIAFVQNSAPGDFSALERRDGYAATLKESGLKPWIFAPDADRAPFEAGKQAMDALMNTTPRPDAIIFANDNLAAGGLLAGQRVGLKIPEDCAVLGFGDYPFAEMLLPSLSTIKPPALEIGVLAATRVLESLGVLPSDEVQRLNLLQCQVIEREST; encoded by the coding sequence TTGAGCGAAGAAAAACCCCGCAAACGCCGTGGCGCCGGCCGTGTGACCCTCAATGCCGTGGCGCGCCAAGCAGGGGTTTCAGCGATCACCGTGTCACGCTACTTCAACCAGCCTGAGCAGGTTTCGCCCGAGCGTCGCGAGCGCATTGCGGCGGTGGTGGCTGAGTTGGGTTACGTGCCGAATCTGGTGGCCGGCGGGCTGGCCTCGGCACGGGGGAAAATCGTCGGGATGGTGATCCCGAACATCTCCGGGCCGATCTTCGCCAATACCATTCAAGGCTTCAGCGACACGCTCAGCCGTCACGGTTATCAGCTGTTGCTGGCGTCGAGTTACTTCAGCACCGAGCAGGAAGAAAACGCCGTGCGCGCGTTTCTTGGCTGGTCGCCGGCGGCGCTGGTGCTGACCAGTCACTTCCACAGTGCGGGTACGGAAAAGATGATCGCCGAGGCGGATATTCCAGTGATTGAGACCTGGGATTACCAGCCGGATCGTGAGCCGATGCAGATCGGTTTTTCGCATTTTGAAGTGGGCGTGACGGCGGCAAAACATCTGCTGGGAAAAGGCTACCGACGTATCGCCTTCGTGCAGAACAGCGCGCCGGGGGACTTCAGCGCACTGGAGCGCCGCGACGGTTACGCGGCGACTTTAAAAGAATCCGGCCTGAAACCCTGGATCTTCGCTCCCGACGCTGATCGAGCACCGTTCGAGGCCGGCAAACAGGCGATGGATGCCCTGATGAACACCACACCGCGCCCCGACGCGATCATCTTCGCCAACGACAACCTCGCCGCTGGCGGGCTGCTCGCCGGGCAACGCGTCGGTTTGAAAATCCCCGAAGACTGCGCCGTTCTCGGCTTCGGCGATTACCCGTTCGCCGAGATGCTTTTGCCAAGCCTGAGCACGATCAAACCACCGGCACTGGAGATCGGCGTACTGGCCGCAACACGCGTGCTGGAAAGCCTTGGCGTGTTGCCGAGCGACGAGGTGCAGCGGCTGAACCTGCTGCAGTGCCAAGTCATCGAACGGGAAAGTACCTGA
- a CDS encoding TonB-dependent receptor codes for MHNIPGATHKLTQSIRAAGWLFTGLAALPLPNAFAAESSDQEPTLKSVTVTATRREESLQKVPVAVSVIDGEQLERDNRNGVASIVQQVPSLNFRTGASNKDTSLFVRGVGTISTSPGVEPTVATVIDGVVYARPGQSTLDLLDLERVEVLRGPQGTLFGKNASAGVLNITSKAPTAETHGYIDQSYYSGNESRTRFGIGGSLIPDTLKGSISTLFGSYDGNVDNQHNGQEVNGYNHRGVRGKLEFTPNDDVTFTLIADYMQSHDDGPNGVVSKSLTPAFTNALSPVNASSHNRDINTDTRSHVEDTNKGLSGQLDWQLGDYTLTSITAWRGWDNTQYQDGDRLGTVTAAFPGTADKGDLAFDQYSQELRLASPKGEFLEYVGGLFYMHGKDDETYQRTLTTTTRTDRGVADYSTTSDSYAVFGESTLNFTSDFRGIAGLRYTHDDLEYDHRRVSTSATTVSGIQPATSSSGSVDEDGWSGRLGVQYDLSDTVTTYLTYSRGYKGPAYNVFFNMQPRDTEALKPETSNTWEAGIKATSWNNRLTTNLAVFHSEYDNYQANFFDTVAGQVVTRLINAGSVSTEGVELDYALQATQQLKLSGALAYTRARIDEFACPAGAAASCNVNGKPLPFSPDWKSYVRADYTIPLDNGLDIELGTDYSWQSEVQYDISQNADTKQGAYGLWNASVALADYSNGWRVALLGKNLTDKSYSPLLASGGNYIYRAVPRDDERYFGVQLRKDF; via the coding sequence ATGCACAACATTCCTGGGGCGACACACAAACTGACGCAATCGATCCGTGCGGCGGGCTGGTTATTCACGGGGTTGGCGGCACTGCCGCTGCCTAACGCATTCGCTGCCGAGAGCAGTGATCAGGAGCCGACACTCAAATCGGTGACCGTCACTGCCACACGCCGCGAAGAGTCGCTGCAAAAAGTGCCGGTGGCGGTCTCGGTGATCGATGGCGAACAGCTTGAGCGCGACAACCGCAACGGCGTGGCCAGTATCGTGCAGCAAGTGCCGTCGCTGAATTTCCGTACCGGCGCGTCGAACAAGGACACCTCGTTGTTCGTGCGCGGCGTCGGCACGATTTCCACCTCGCCGGGCGTCGAGCCGACCGTGGCGACGGTGATCGACGGCGTGGTGTATGCGCGGCCGGGTCAGTCCACGCTCGATCTGCTGGATCTGGAACGCGTCGAAGTATTGCGCGGGCCGCAAGGCACGCTGTTTGGCAAGAACGCCTCGGCCGGCGTGCTCAACATCACCAGCAAGGCACCCACCGCCGAGACCCACGGCTACATCGATCAGTCGTACTACAGCGGCAACGAAAGCCGCACCCGATTCGGCATCGGCGGCAGCCTGATTCCGGATACGTTGAAAGGCTCGATCAGCACGCTGTTCGGCAGCTACGACGGCAACGTCGACAACCAGCACAACGGTCAGGAGGTCAACGGCTACAACCATCGCGGCGTGCGCGGCAAACTCGAATTCACCCCGAATGACGACGTCACTTTCACTCTGATTGCCGACTACATGCAGTCCCACGACGACGGCCCCAATGGCGTGGTCAGCAAGTCGTTGACCCCGGCCTTCACCAACGCGCTGAGTCCGGTCAATGCAAGCAGCCACAACCGCGACATCAACACCGACACCCGCTCACACGTTGAGGACACCAACAAAGGCCTGTCCGGCCAGCTCGACTGGCAACTGGGCGATTACACCCTGACGTCGATCACCGCATGGCGCGGCTGGGACAACACTCAGTATCAGGATGGCGACCGTCTCGGCACCGTGACCGCAGCGTTTCCCGGCACGGCGGACAAGGGTGATCTGGCCTTCGATCAATACTCGCAAGAGCTGCGTCTGGCTTCGCCGAAGGGTGAATTTCTCGAGTACGTCGGCGGCCTGTTCTACATGCACGGCAAGGACGACGAGACCTATCAGCGCACACTGACCACCACCACGCGCACCGATCGCGGCGTCGCCGATTACAGCACCACCAGCGACAGTTACGCCGTGTTTGGCGAGAGCACGCTGAACTTCACGTCCGACTTTCGCGGCATCGCCGGCCTGCGCTACACCCACGATGATCTCGAATACGATCACCGCCGCGTTTCCACTTCAGCGACCACGGTCAGCGGCATCCAACCGGCCACCAGCAGTTCAGGTTCGGTGGACGAAGACGGCTGGTCCGGTCGCCTCGGCGTGCAGTACGACCTGAGTGATACGGTCACCACTTACCTGACCTACTCGCGCGGCTACAAAGGCCCGGCCTACAACGTGTTCTTCAACATGCAGCCGCGCGACACCGAAGCACTCAAGCCGGAAACTTCCAACACCTGGGAGGCGGGCATCAAAGCCACGTCCTGGAACAATCGCCTGACCACCAACCTCGCGGTGTTCCACAGCGAGTACGACAACTATCAGGCGAACTTCTTTGACACCGTCGCCGGCCAGGTTGTGACGCGTTTGATCAACGCTGGCAGCGTCAGCACCGAAGGTGTCGAGCTCGATTACGCCTTGCAGGCGACCCAGCAATTGAAACTGTCCGGCGCACTCGCCTACACCCGCGCGCGCATCGACGAGTTCGCCTGCCCGGCGGGCGCGGCGGCGTCGTGCAACGTCAACGGCAAACCGCTGCCGTTCAGTCCGGACTGGAAAAGCTACGTGCGCGCCGACTACACCATTCCGCTGGATAACGGTCTGGATATCGAACTGGGCACCGATTACAGCTGGCAGAGCGAAGTGCAGTACGACATCAGCCAGAACGCCGACACCAAGCAGGGCGCCTACGGTCTGTGGAACGCCAGTGTCGCCCTGGCCGATTACAGCAATGGCTGGCGCGTGGCGCTGCTGGGCAAGAACCTCACCGACAAGTCCTATTCGCCATTGCTCGCCAGCGGCGGCAATTACATTTATCGCGCCGTGCCACGGGATGACGAGCGCTACTTCGGCGTGCAACTGCGCAAGGATTTCTGA
- a CDS encoding LLM class flavin-dependent oxidoreductase, which produces MSRQLKLGAFLMATGHHVAAWRHPDVPANAGLDFAHYKRLAQIAEAAKFDALFVADSVAAPTQDIASRMARSDHFEPLTLLSALSAVTEHIGLIATATTSYNEPYHVARKFASLDHLSGGRAGWNLVTSDNAAEALNFGRDEHIGHAERYSRAREFHQVVTGLWDSWEDDAFARDKASGVYYDPAKLHVLDHVGEHFRVKGPLNVARSPQGQPVIVQAGSSETGRELAAQTAEVVFTAQTSLANAQAFYADLKGRLPKYGRSADSLKIMPGVFVVVGRTEAEAQEKCETFQQLVEPEVGVALLGRMLGNFDLSKYPLDGPLPELPLTDSGQQSRQKLLTELAGRENLSLAQLGRKIAGGRGHYSLVGTPEQIADRLQEWFEQGAADGFNVLVPHLPGGLEDFANGVVPELQRRGLFRTEYEGRTLRQNLGLAHPGNRFV; this is translated from the coding sequence ATGAGCAGACAGTTGAAACTCGGTGCATTCCTCATGGCCACCGGGCACCACGTGGCGGCGTGGCGTCATCCGGATGTGCCGGCGAATGCGGGTCTGGATTTCGCCCATTACAAGCGGCTGGCGCAGATTGCCGAGGCGGCGAAGTTCGATGCCTTGTTTGTTGCTGACAGTGTTGCCGCGCCGACCCAGGACATCGCCAGTCGCATGGCACGCTCCGATCACTTTGAACCGCTGACCTTACTCTCGGCGTTGAGTGCGGTGACCGAGCACATCGGCCTGATCGCCACGGCGACCACCAGTTACAACGAGCCGTATCACGTGGCGCGCAAATTCGCTTCGCTCGATCACCTTTCCGGTGGGCGTGCGGGTTGGAATCTGGTGACTTCGGACAATGCTGCCGAGGCGCTTAATTTCGGGCGTGACGAACATATCGGCCATGCCGAACGCTACAGCCGAGCCCGCGAGTTTCATCAGGTGGTGACCGGGCTTTGGGACAGTTGGGAGGATGATGCGTTTGCGCGCGACAAGGCCAGTGGGGTGTATTACGACCCTGCGAAACTGCACGTGCTGGATCACGTCGGCGAACACTTTCGGGTCAAAGGCCCGCTGAACGTTGCGCGCTCGCCGCAGGGGCAGCCGGTGATTGTCCAGGCCGGCTCTTCGGAAACCGGGCGCGAATTGGCGGCGCAGACGGCTGAAGTGGTGTTCACCGCGCAGACTTCGTTGGCCAATGCTCAGGCGTTCTATGCCGACCTCAAAGGACGTTTGCCCAAGTACGGGCGCAGCGCTGACTCGCTGAAAATCATGCCCGGGGTTTTTGTCGTGGTCGGCCGCACCGAAGCCGAAGCGCAGGAAAAATGTGAAACGTTTCAGCAATTAGTCGAACCCGAGGTTGGCGTCGCCTTGCTTGGGCGTATGCTGGGCAACTTCGATTTGTCGAAGTACCCGCTGGACGGGCCGTTGCCCGAGTTGCCGCTGACGGACAGCGGCCAGCAGAGCCGGCAGAAATTGCTGACAGAATTGGCGGGCCGGGAGAACCTGAGCCTTGCGCAATTGGGTCGCAAGATTGCGGGTGGACGCGGGCATTACAGCCTGGTCGGTACACCGGAGCAGATCGCTGATCGCTTGCAGGAATGGTTCGAACAGGGCGCGGCTGACGGCTTCAACGTGCTGGTGCCGCACCTGCCGGGCGGGCTCGAAGACTTCGCCAATGGCGTGGTCCCGGAACTGCAACGGCGTGGGTTGTTCAGAACGGAGTATGAGGGCCGGACCTTGCGTCAGAACCTTGGCCTGGCTCACCCCGGCAACAGATTTGTGTAG
- the mgrA gene encoding L-glyceraldehyde 3-phosphate reductase: MTYTAAENRYDSIPYRRVGRSGLVLPALSLGLWHNFGDSTPIDTQRALLRTAFDLGINHFDLANNYGPPYGSAEINFGRLLREDFKQYRDELIISSKAGWDMWPGPYGQGGGSRKYVLASLDQSLQRLGLDYVDIFYSHRFDPDTPLEETASALATAVQQGKALYIGISSYSGVKTREIAALLKEWKVPLLIHQPAYNLLNRWVEKDLLDTTDELGTGVIAFTPLAQGLLTDKYLNGVPADARVNRPGGGSLQASHLSEANIAHVRALNEIAKRRGQSLAQLALAWTLRDPRVTSALIGASRPEQIIENVGALKNLSFSAEELAEIDRFAQEGGINLWEKPSTAE; this comes from the coding sequence ATGACTTACACCGCTGCCGAAAACCGCTACGACTCCATCCCTTACCGCCGCGTCGGGCGCAGCGGTCTGGTGCTGCCGGCGCTGTCGTTGGGCCTGTGGCACAACTTCGGCGACAGTACGCCGATCGACACTCAGCGCGCCTTGCTGCGCACTGCATTCGATCTGGGCATCAACCACTTCGACCTGGCCAACAATTACGGCCCGCCGTACGGCAGCGCCGAGATCAATTTCGGTCGTCTGCTGCGCGAAGACTTCAAGCAGTACCGCGATGAACTGATCATCTCCAGCAAGGCCGGTTGGGACATGTGGCCCGGCCCTTACGGTCAGGGTGGTGGCTCGCGCAAATACGTACTGGCCAGCCTCGACCAGAGCCTGCAACGCCTTGGTCTGGACTATGTGGATATCTTCTATTCGCACCGCTTCGACCCGGACACCCCGCTGGAAGAAACCGCCAGCGCCCTCGCCACAGCCGTGCAACAGGGCAAGGCGTTGTACATCGGTATCTCGTCGTATTCCGGGGTGAAAACCCGCGAGATCGCGGCGCTGTTGAAAGAGTGGAAAGTGCCGCTGCTGATTCATCAGCCGGCGTACAACCTGCTCAATCGCTGGGTGGAAAAAGACCTGCTGGATACCACCGATGAACTCGGTACTGGCGTGATCGCTTTCACGCCGCTGGCGCAAGGTCTGCTAACCGACAAATACCTCAACGGCGTGCCGGCGGATGCGCGGGTCAATCGTCCTGGCGGTGGTTCGTTGCAGGCTTCGCACTTGTCCGAGGCCAACATTGCCCACGTGCGCGCGCTGAATGAAATCGCCAAGCGTCGCGGTCAGAGCCTGGCGCAACTGGCGCTGGCGTGGACGCTGCGCGATCCGCGGGTGACTTCGGCGTTGATTGGTGCGAGCCGGCCGGAGCAGATTATCGAGAACGTTGGGGCGTTGAAGAATTTGAGTTTTAGTGCTGAAGAGCTGGCGGAGATTGACCGGTTTGCCCAAGAGGGCGGGATCAATCTTTGGGAGAAGCCTTCGACGGCGGAGTGA
- the tauD gene encoding taurine dioxygenase, which translates to MSSLNITPLSSALGAQISGVDISQPLTLEHRDAIEQALLKYQVLFFRNQPIEPSQQARFAAYFGDLHIHPIYPNVPEQPEVLILDTAVTDVRDNAIWHTDVTFLPTPAMGAVLSAKLLPEFGGDTLWASGIAAYEVLSAPLKGLLEGLTATHDFTRSFPLERYGNTPEALAQWEEARRKNPPLSHPVIRTHPVSGRRSLFVNEGFTSKINELSETESEAILKFLFAHATRPEFTIRWRWQQDDIAFWDNRVTQHYAVDDYRPARRVMQRATVLGDVPFFR; encoded by the coding sequence ATGAGCAGCCTCAACATCACCCCATTAAGCTCAGCCCTCGGCGCGCAGATCAGCGGCGTCGACATCAGTCAGCCGCTGACCCTGGAACACCGCGACGCCATCGAACAGGCGCTGCTCAAATATCAAGTGCTGTTCTTCCGCAACCAGCCAATAGAGCCGTCACAACAGGCACGTTTCGCTGCGTATTTCGGTGACCTGCACATTCACCCGATCTACCCGAACGTGCCGGAACAACCGGAAGTGCTGATCCTCGACACCGCCGTCACCGACGTGCGCGACAACGCGATCTGGCACACCGACGTGACCTTCCTGCCGACACCTGCGATGGGCGCGGTGCTCAGCGCCAAGTTGCTGCCGGAGTTTGGTGGCGACACGCTGTGGGCCAGTGGGATTGCTGCGTACGAAGTGCTGTCAGCGCCGCTGAAAGGTTTGCTTGAAGGCCTGACCGCGACCCACGATTTCACCCGCTCGTTTCCGCTGGAGCGCTACGGCAATACGCCTGAAGCGTTGGCGCAGTGGGAAGAAGCCCGACGCAAGAATCCGCCGCTGTCGCACCCGGTGATTCGTACGCACCCGGTCAGTGGCCGGCGCTCGTTGTTCGTCAACGAAGGCTTCACCTCGAAGATCAATGAGCTGTCGGAAACCGAGAGCGAGGCGATTCTGAAGTTTCTGTTCGCCCATGCAACGCGGCCGGAATTCACCATTCGCTGGCGCTGGCAGCAGGACGATATTGCGTTCTGGGATAACCGCGTGACACAGCATTACGCGGTGGATGATTATCGGCCGGCGCGGCGGGTGATGCAGCGGGCGACGGTGTTGGGGGATGTGCCGTTTTTTCGTTGA